One window of Oncorhynchus masou masou isolate Uvic2021 chromosome 33, UVic_Omas_1.1, whole genome shotgun sequence genomic DNA carries:
- the abtb1 gene encoding ankyrin repeat and BTB/POZ domain-containing protein 1, translating into MDAYDLFTSCRKGDISRVRYLVEQRDVDLNVRDKWDSTPLYYSCLCGHEELVQYLLANGAKCEANTFDGERCMYGSLSDSIRRLLKEYKCITAQAMQRDYYDHFLLTLLEQGQYSDVKFLVHGETFQAHRCVLSARSEYFTAMFETKWKGKNLIPLKHPLINPAAFGAILQYFYTGRMDIDVSHVEDCKRLAKQCKMGDLIDELESKCKQVYEFVSNKPGTCVKVLTLEPHSCQHQEEMAQLADCALPAELKVGFGELPFDRTDNFPSYPDICFRVEGYDFLCHKAFFCGRSDYFKALLQDHFSEGEVMQSQPSTPVLTIHNISHEIFIRLLYYVYSDDTELSPENVFDVLCVADMYLLPGLKRLCGKTLAKMLCEDNVLHMWKTAKLFRLSRLEDQCTEYMAKIIERLVEKPEFADMIKEDAGAVEDRHETDSIPLVDDIRFHITSNVQTFSAIEEANVKLDALDQLLSTIGLEC; encoded by the exons ATGGACGCGTACGATTTGTTTACAAGTTGCAGAAAGGGCGACATTTCCAGAGTTAG GTATCTTGTTGAACAGAGAGACGTGGACCTCAATGTAAGAGACAAATGGGACAGCACCCCGTT GTACTATTCTTGCCTCTGTGGCCATGAGGAGCTCGTCCAGTACCTGTTGGCTAATG GAGCAAAGTGTGAAGCAAACACATTTGATGGAGAGCGATGCATGTATGGGTCTCTGAGTGACTCCATCCGACGTCTCCTAAAAGAGTACAAGTGCATCACAGCCCAAGCCATGCAGAGGGACTATTATGACCACTTCCTTCTCAC GTTACTGGAGCAGGGCCAGTATAGTGACGTCAAGTTCCTGGTTCACGGTGAGACATTTCAGGCTCACCGCTGTGTGCTGAGCGCTCGCTCAGAGTACTTCACAGCCATGTTTGAAACCAAATGGAAAGGAAAGAACTTGATCCCCCTCAAACACCCTTTG ATCAACCCAGCAGCCTTTGGTGCCATCCTGCAGTATTTTTACACTG GTCGTATGGACATTGATGTGAGCCACGTGGAGGACTGCAAGCGGCTGGCCAAACAGTGCAAAATGGGTGACCTTATTGATGAGTTGGAGAGCAAGTGTAAACAGGTGTATGAGTTTG TCTCCAATAAACCAGGGACCTGTGTAAAGGTTCTGACCCTGGAGCCTCACAGCTGTCAGCATCAGGAGGAGATGGCTCAACTGGCAGACTGTGCCCTCCCTGCTGAGCTAAAA GTGGGATTTGGCGAGCTTCCATTTGACAGAACTGACAACTTCCCTAGCTACCCTGACATTTGCTTCAGGGTTGAAGGTTATGACTTCCTGTGTCATAAG GCGTTTTTCTGTGGACGCAGTGACTATTTTAAGGCGCTGCTGCAGGACCACTTCAGTGAGGGAGAGGTGATGCAGTCCCAGCCCAGCACTCCAGTCCTCACCATCCACAACATCTCCCACGAGATCTTTATCCGTCTCCTCTATTACGTCTACAGCGACGACACGGAG CTGTCCCCAGAGAATGTGTTTGATGTGCTGTGTGTGGCTGATATGTACCTGCTCCCCGGGCTGAAGCGTCTGTGTGGTAAGACGCTGGCCAAGATGCTGTGTGAAGATAACGTGTTGCACATGTGGAAGACAGCCAAGCTCTTCAGACTGTCTCGTCTGGAGGACCAGTGCACGGAGTACATGGCTAAGATCATAGAGAGG CTGGTAGAGAAGCCTGAGTTTGCTGACATGATCAAGGAGGATGCTGGGGCGGTCGAGGACCGACACGAGACTGACTCCATCCCTCTGGTGGACGACATCCGCTTCCACATCACCAGCAACGTTCAGACCTTCAGTGCCATTGAAGAGGCCAACGTGAAGCTGGACGCCCTGGATCAGCTGCTCTCCACCATCGGTCTGGAATGCTAA